GGCCTCGGCCTCGGCGCGCTGGTCGTCGACCTTGTTGGCCGCCAGCACGACCGGCTTCCCGGCCTTGCGCAGCACCCGCACGACACCCTCGTCGGTGTCGGTGATGCCGATGGTGGCGTCGACGACGAACACCACGGCGTCGGCCACGGTGACAGCGATCTCGGCCTGGATCTTGATCTGCTCGGCCAGACCGCGGGCGTCGGGGTCCCAGCCGCCGGTGTCGACGACGGTGAACGCGCGGCCGTTCCAATGGGCGTCGTACGAGACGCGGTCACGGGTCACTCCGGGCACGTCCTGGACGACCGCCTCACGGCGGCCGATGATGCGGTTGACCAGCGTGGACTTGCCCACGTTGGGTCGTCCGACCACCGCGACCACGGGCACGCGGCCCCCGGTCGTCGGGTCGGTCTGGATCTCGGTCACGAGTGCTCCTCGACGAGGCCGACGACCAGGTCGACGACCTCGTCCAACGTCAGGTGGGTGGTGTCGACGGCGAGTGCGCCGTCGGCCTGGACCAGCGGCGCGGTCACGCGGCCCGAGTCGATGGTGTCGCGCTCCAGCAGCTGCGCCTGGGTGCTCGTCACGTCACCGAGGTGCGCGTGCTCGGCCGTACGCCGCTGCGCGCGCGCCGAGGCGTCCGCCGAGAGGTAGAGCTTTACCTCGGCCGTGGGCCACACGACCGAGCCGATGTCGCGTCCCTCGACGACGATGCCGACGCCGTCGCCCGCGCCGATGATCTCGCGCTGAAGGCCCAGCAGGCGGGTGCGGACCTCCGCGACGGTGCTGACCGGACTCACGGCGCCGGTCACCTCGGTGGTGCGGATCGCCACCGAGGCGTCCTCGCCGTCGACGGTGATGGTCGGGTCGGCCGGGTCGGTGCCCGACTCGATGACCGGCGTGCCGGCGTGCGACGCCACGGCGTCGGCGTCGTGGACGTCCACGCCGTGCTGCAGCATCCACCAGGTCATCGCGCGGAACTGGGCGCCGGTGTCGAGGTAGCGCAGCCCGAGCCGGGAGGCGACCGCCCGCGAGGTGCTCGACTTGCCCGAGCCCGAGGTGCCGTCGACGGCCACCACCACCGGGGACGGGGCGTCGGTGGCGGGTCGGTCGCTCGGTCGGTCGGTCGGGCCGGGCACGGCGGTCTCCTCGGGGTGGCGGGACAGGGACGACAGGGACGACGGCCAGGACGGCGACGTCACGGTCGGACATGAACATCGCCCCGACGGGTCGTGGGGCGAAACCTCGATTCTACCTGGCTCTAGCCGTGCCCTGCCCACCCGCGATCGGCCAGCGCCGACAGCAGGTGGTCGGCCTCCGCCACGGCCACCCGCAGCTCCACCAGACCGGTGGGCCGACCCGGGTCGTGGTCGATGTGGAGGTCCTCCAGGTTGACCCCGATCGCCCCGACGTCGGCCAGCAGCCGCGCCAGCTCGCCCGGGTGGTCCGGCACGACGACGAAGACGCCGGTCTCCTCGACCGGCGGGCCACCGTGCTTGCCGGGGATGGCGGCGGTGCCGTCGACCCCGCGCCCCAGGATAGCGGCCAGGGCGGGGCGCTCGGCGTCCTCGAGGGCGGCCACGAGCCGGTCGAGCTGGTCGCCCACCTCACGCAGCAGGCCCACCACGGGGGCCGCGTTGGCCGACAGGATCTGCTGCCACAACCCGGGATCCCCGGCTGCCACGCGCGTGACGTCACGGACCCCCTGGCCCGACAGCGACAGGTGGGTCGCCGGCGCGTCGGCGAGGGCGCCCGCCATCAGGGAGGCCACCACGTGGGGCACGTGGGAGGTGCGCGCCACCGCGTCGTCGTGCTCCTGCGGGGTGAAGAAGAACGGGGTGGCGCCGCACAGCTCCGCCAGCCCGACCACCGCCCGCTGGGCCTCCGGCGTCGAGGTCTCGTGGCTGGTCACCGCCCACGGCCGGCCCTCGAAGAGCCGGGCCGAGGCCGCCAGCGGTCCCGAGCGCTCGCTGCCGGCCAGCGGGTGCGAGCCGACGTAGCGGGACAGCTCTTCAGCCGACACCCGCGCCCGGACCGCGGCCAGCGGCGCCGCCTTCACGCTCCCGACGTCGGTGACCACGGCGTCGGTGGTCTCCAGGGCGTCCGCCACGGCGTCGGCCAGGTGGTCCGGGGGCACGGCGACCACGACGAGGGCGGGGCGCGCTCCTTCCGGCACCGGCGACCCGGCCCCCAGGCCGGTGGCGGTCCGCACGTGCTCGTACTGGAGGTCGCGCAGCCACACCTCCACGCCGCGCCCGCTCAGGGCCAGTCCCACGGAGGTGCCCAGCAGGCCGGCGCCCACCACGAGGACCGGCCCGGCCGACGGCGTCGTGGGAGCCGGTGCGCTCACGCGTCGTCCTCGTCGGGGACCTCGCGCACGCGGGTGAGGTCGCGCCGCAGCCGGGCGGCTCCGTGGAGGTAGACGTGGGTGATCTCGGCGCGCGACAGGTGCGTCTCGACGTGCGCCATCATCCGCACCACGCGCGGCATCGAGCCCTCGATCTCGAGCTCGCGCGCGCACATCAGCGGCACGTCGTCGAAGCCGAGCCGGCGGGCGGCGTACGCCGGGAACTCGGCGTTGAGGTCCTCGGTCGCGGTGAAGAAGATCGAGATGAAGTCGTCGACGGTCAGGTCGTTCGACCTCATCACGTCGAGCACCATCTCGGCCACCCGCTCGAGCATGTGCTCGCGGGTGTCCTCGTCGAGCTGGGTGGCCCCACGGACCGCTCTCACGCGCATGCGCCCACCCTAGTCAGAGGCGACACTCAGAGCTTGGCCGCGTCCAGCAGGGTGCCGAGCTCGTCGCGGGTCAGCTCGCGCAGCTCGCCGGCACCCAGCCCACGCACGTGCACCGGACCGACGCGGGTGCGCGTCAGCCGGGTGACGGGGTGACCCACCTCGTCGAGCAGGCGACGCACGATCCGGTTGCGGCCCTCGTGGATCGTCAGCTCCACGATCGAGCGGTCCTTCGTCGACGAGAGCACCTTGCACGCCGACACCTCGACCGGCCCGTCGTCGAGGGTGACGCCCTCGCGCAGGCGGCGCACCGTCGCCTTCTCGACGACACCGGTGACCTCGGCGACGTACGTCTTGTCCAGCTCGTACGACGGGTGGGCGACACGTTGGGCGAAGTCGCCGTCGTTGGTCAGCAGGATGAGGCCCTCGGTGTCGGTGTCGAGGCGCCCGACGTGGAACAGCCGCTCGGGCCGGTCGGCCACCAGCTCGCCCAGCGAGCGGCGGCCCTCCGGGTCCGACATCGTCGAGACCACGCCGCGGGGCTTGTTGAGCGCGAGGTAGACGTGCGCCGAGACCGGCGGCAGCCGCTTGCCGTCGACACGCACCACGGCGACCGCAGGGTCCACCTTCGTGCCCAGCCTGGTCACGACCTCGCCGTCGACCTCGACGAGGCCGGCCAGCATCAGCTCCTCGCACTTGCGCCGGCTGGCGACGCCGGAGGCCGCGAGCAGCTTCTGCAGGCGGACCAGGCCGTCGTCGTCGGTCGGGATCGCCGCGCGTGGGTCGGAGGGCTCCGTCATGGCGGCGGGGGGCCGACCAGCTCGGGGTCGGTGACCGAGCTGACGTCGTCGGGCACGGACAGCGACACCACGGGGTCGGGCCCGTCCATGGCGTCCATGTCGTCCATGTCCTCGAGGTCGGGCAGGAACGGTGCCAGGTCGGGCAGCTCGCCGAGGTCGGTGATGCCCAGCCGCTCGAGGAAGTAGCTCGTGGTGCCGTAGAGCACGGCGGTGGTCTCGGAGTCCTGACCGGTCTCCTCCACCAGGCCGCGCGTGACCAGCGTCCGCATGACGCCGTCGACGTTGACCCCGCGCACGGCGGACACCCGGGCCCGGCTGACCGGCTGCTTGTAGGCGACCACGGCCAGGGTCTCCAGCGCTGCCTGGGTCAGGCGCGCCTGCTGGCCGTCACGGACGTAGCGCTCCACGACGGGCGCGAACTCGTCACGCGTGTAGTAGCGCCACCCCCCGGCCACGCACCGCAGGTCGAAGCCGCGCCCCTGCTCGGCGTACTCCTCGGTGAGCGCGGTCAGCGCCGCCGCGACGTCGTCGGCGGGGTGGCCGACCGCGGAGGCCAGCGTGAGGTGGTCCATCGGCTGGTCGGCGACCATGAGCAGCGCCTCGAGCGCGGGCCGCAGCTCGGCCAGGGGCACGGCGAGCGTCTCCTCGGCGAGGGCCTCCTCCGGGTGCGTGTCGCCGACCGAGACTGGGGCCTCGACCGGGGCCTCGACCGGGGCCTCGACCGGGGCCTGGTCGTCGGTCGGGTCCTGCTGCTGAGCCTGCTCGGGGATCTGGTCGTTCACGTCTCGTCCTCCTCGGTCGGGGTCCCGGCCTGGTCCTGCGGCAGCTCGCCCGGGGCGTCGGCCGGGGCGTCGTCCGGTGCGTCGTCCTCGTCGAACTCGTCGCTGATCTCGACGTCCGCCTCGTCCTCGGCGGTCCACCGGACCGTGAGCTCTCCGAGCGGCGTCACCTGGTCGAAGGCCACCGCCCCCTCGCGGAACAGCTCCAGCAGGGAGAGGAACCGCGCCACCTTCGTCAGCGTGTCGGGGGCGTCCCCGCACAGCGCGCGGAAGGTCATCGTGCCCTGCCGGCGCAGCCGGTCCATCACCAGGGCGCCCTGCTCCCGGACGCTGACCTGGGGGGCATGCAGGTGGGCGAAGGAGACCTCGGGCACCGGCTTGGGCGTCATCGCGGTGGCGGCGAGGGAGGCGAACTCCTCCAGCCCGAGGCCGATGAGCACCTCGGGCAGCAGCGTCGCGTAGCGCTCCTCGAGCCCGACCGCGCGCGGGAACCGCTTGGCCTCCTGCGCCAGCCGGTCCTCGAAGACGGCGGCGACGTCCTTGAAGGCGCGGTACTGCAGGAGCCGGGCGAAGAGCAGGTCGCGGGCCTCCAGCAGCGCGAGGTCCTCCTCGTCCTCGACCTCGGACTTCGGCAGCAGCCGGGAGGCCTTGAGGTCGAGCAGGGTCGCGGCGACCACCAGGAACGACGACGTCTGCTCGAGGTCCCACACGCCGCCGAGCGCCTTCACGTGGGCGATGAACTCGTCGGTCACGCGCGAGAGCGACACCTCGGTGACGTCCAGCTTGTGCTTGGAGATCAGGCTCAGCAGCAGGTCGAAGGGTCCCTCGAAGTTGTCGAGGTGGAGCAGGAACGGCTCCGGCCCCGTCGACGCCACGGCGTCGGCGGGGTGGACCGGACCGGCGTCCTCCCGGGCCGCCTCGTCGACGAGCGTCATCGCCGCCTCACGACCGGCGCAGCCGCTGCACCAGCTGGCTGTCCTCGCCGTGCTCGTCGAGGTCGGCCAGAGCGAGGGCGACGGCGGCCCGCACGATGCGGCCTCGGTCGACGGCGAGCGCGTGGTGGCGCCGCATCTCCAACCGGGCGTGCTCGATGTCGAGCAGCTCGTCGGAGGTGACGTAGACCGTCATCTTCTCGTCGTGCTTGACCCGCCCGCTGGCGGCGCGGGCGGGCTTCTCGGCCGGCGCCGGGGAGGCCAGCTCGACCACCGACGCCTCGGCGGGCGCGGGGGCCTCGGCGAGCGGCGGCGGGACGGCGGTCGGGCGGAAGAGGTCGTCGGGGACGGTCACACGTCGAGGCACCGCGCCATCACCTCCCGCGCCAGGGTGCGGTACGCCGTGGCGCCGGGGCTGGCGTCGGCGAAGCTCGTGATGGGCTCGCCGGCGACCGTGGAGTCGGAGAATTTCACGGTGCGCTTGATGACGGTGTGGAAGACGTCGTCGCCCCAGGCCTGGACCAGCCGCTCCATGACCTCGCGGCTGTGCAGGGTGCGGCCGTCGTACATCGTGCCGAGCACGCCGTCGATGTTCAGGCGCGGGTTGAGCCGCTCCTTGACCTTGTCGATGGTGTTCTTCAGCAGCGCCACGCCGCGCAGCGCGAAGTACTCGCACTCCAGCGGCACGATGACGCCGTCGGCGGCGGTGAGGGCGTTGACCGTCAGCAGGCCGAGCGACGGCTGGCAGTCGATGAGGATGACGTCGTAGGTGTTCACCGCGTCCTGCAGCACCCGCGACAGGGTCTGCTCGCGGGCGACCTCCTGGACCAGCTGCACCTCGGCGGCCGAGAGGTCGATGTTGGAGGGCAGCAGGTCCATGCCCGGCACGTCGGTCTCGACGATGACGTCGTCGACGGTGACGTCGCGCTGCATGAGGAGGTTGTAGACCGACAGCTCCATGTCGTGCGGGTTCATGCCCAGGCCCACCGACAGCGACCCCTGCGGGTCGAAGTCGACGAGCAGCACCTTGCGCCCGAGCTCGGCCAGGGAGGCGCCCAGGTTGATGGTCGTCGTGGTCTTGCCGACGCCACCCTTCTGGTTGCACATCGCGATGATGCGCGCGTTGCCGTGGATGCCGATGACCCGCGGCTCCGGCAGCGCGGGCCAGGGGCGCCCGGTCGGGCCGGGCTCGCCGACGGCCGGCATGTCGAGCTCGCGGAAGCCGGCGTGCACCGCGGGCAGCGGCTCGGGGGCCGCCTCGCGCTGGCGGAACGGCAGCGGTGCCGACGGCGCCGACCCGGCGGTGTCCTCGACCCGAGGCGGTGTCGGGGGCCGCATCAACGGAGGCATCTCCGTCGCGCTGGAGCCGTAGGAACCTGAGCCGAAGTCGTTCACGGTGCTCTCCTCGAGGTGCGTGGGGCCGACCCCCAATTCACCAGGCACGGGCACCGCGGGACCGCAGGCGCGCCGGTGTCGTCGGTGATTTGTCGACTTTTCCGCGGTCCGGCGTCGCGCCGGCCCTGCGACCGGCTCAGCCGGCGTCGCGCGCCCGCGGGTGCGCGGTCGCGTAGACCTCGCGCAGCGAGTCCACCGTCACCAGCGTGTAGACCTGGGTGGTCGTGACCGAGGCGTGCCCGAGGAGCTCCTGGACCACGCGGACGTCGGCCCCGCCCTCGAGCAGGTGGGTGGCGAAGGAGTGGCGCAGCGTGTGGGGCGAGACCTCCGCGGTGACACCGGCCAGCTCGGCCGAGCGACCGAGGATGGCCCAGGCGCTCTGCCGCGACAGCCGCCCGCCGCGCGAGTTGAGGAACATGGCGGCGCGGGCCGGTCCGCCGGTCACCAGCGTGGGCCGCGAGCGCGTCAGGTAGGCGCCGAGGGCCTCGGCGGCGAGGGTGCCGAAGGGCACGAGCCGCTCCTTGCTGCCCTTGCCGCGCAGCAGCACCGTGCGGGTGTCGAGGTCGACGTCGTCCACGTCGAGCCCGACCGCCTCGGAGATGCGCGCGCCGCAGCCGTAGAGCAGCTCCAGCAGGGCCCGGTCACGCAGCGCGAGGGCGGTGCCGGCGGCGCCGGCCGCCTCGAGGATCCGCTCGATGTCCGAGAGTGGCAGCGCCTTGGGCAGGCGCTTGGCCGGCGCCGGGGGACGCACGGCGGCGGCGGGGTCCACGGTGGTGAGACCGTCACGGACGGCGAAGCGGTGGAAGCCGCGCACCGCCACGACCGCGCGCCCGGCGCTGGAGGCGGACAGCGGCGGGTGGTCGGCGTCGCCCTCGCGCAGGCGCATGAGGAAGCCGGTGACGGTCTGCTCCCCGACCCCGGCGAGGTCGTCGACGCCGAGCCCGGCGAGGTAGGAGGCGTAGCGGCGCAGGTCCCGGCGGTACGACGTCAGCGTGTTGGCCGCCAGCCCGCGCTCGACGCTCAGGTGGTCGAGGTAGGTCCGCACCGCACGCTGCACCGCGGTCAGCCGGAGCGGCGCGGCCGGCGGTGCGGTGGCTGTCGTGGCCGCCGGGGCCGAGGGGGCCGTCGTGGTGCTCACGACCGGCTCCGGCTGCCGCGGGTCAGCTCGTAGGTCAGCACCGCGAGCGCCAGGGGGCCGTCGGTCAGCCGTCGCGCCAGCACGCCCTCGACGAGCTCGGCCATCGGCACCCAGTGGGTGGTCATGTCGGCCTCCTCGTGGGCCGGCTCGAAGCCGCCGCGGTCCTCGACGGCGCGGAGGCCGCGGGCCAGGTAGACCTCGATCCGCTCGGCGCTCAGCCCGGGCGAGGGGTAGAGCGTGTTGAGCGGCGTCCACTCCTCGGCCTCGAGCTGGGCCTCCTCGAGCAGCTCGCGGCGCGCCGCCACCACCGGATCCTCGCCGGGGACGTCGAGCAGGCCCGCCGGCAGCTCGACGAACCTCAGGTTCGACGGGTGGCGGTACTGCCGCAGCACCATGACCTGCTCGTCGTCGTCGACGGCGAGGACCACCACCGCCCCGGGGTGCTCGACGACCACCCGCCCGAACACCTCGTCGGGGTGCCCCGGGCGGCTGATCTCGTCACGGCGTACGGCGAAGGGCGCGGCCCCGCGCCAGACGTCCGTCGAGGCGTGGACGGGCCAGTGCTCGGGCTCGTCGGTCCAGGTCGGGGTGCTCTCCACCCGCTCACCCTGCCACCCGGGCGTGTCGGGACCGCGGCACCACACCGCGGGCCCGACACGTTATGTCAGTCCGCCCGTCAGAACCTGCGGGCGCACGCCCCGAGGTCGACCCGGGAGATCCCGCCCCGGTCCACGCGCACCTGGAGGGTCTGGAGCACCCGCCCCCGCTTCTCGCAGGTCAGGGTCCACCGCTCGATCGTGCCGGGCACGGTCTGCGTCCCGGTCACGCGCTGGTCGAGCACGTCCGCGGTGAGCGTGTACTCGGGCGTGACCGAGGCGAAGTTGGTCACCCGCAGGACGTAGTCGCCGGCGACGGGGTCGGTCACCTCCGCCTGCTCCTTCTCCCCCGGCGCGTTGCCCGAGGTCGCGACCTCCACGAGCTGGTCGCCCTGCCGGCGGTAGACCTCGAGGTCGAGGTCGTCCGGGGTCGGCCACTCGAGCGTCACCTCGAGGCTGTCCGCGCCCGCCGCGACGTCCTCGGCGGTGAGGGTGAACGCGTGGTCCACGGACTCGTTCGGGGGGATCGCACCGCCGTCGTAGGTCTGGCTGCGCGTCGTGAACTCCTCGACCGTCTCGACCGTGCGGGGCTCGGAGACCGGGCGGGTCGACGGGTTCACGTGCCAGGTGAAGCGCCCGCCGCGCGAGGAGTAGACCGACTCCAGGTGGTCGCGGACCGAGCCCTCCCAGGTCGGGGTCCGGAAGGTCTTCTCCACGCGCAGCGTCGCGCCCCGGGGGGCCGAGCCGACGATGCGACCGTGCGAGGCGTTCGCGGCCGCGTGCTCCAGGGCGATCAGGTAGGCCTCACGGTTGCCCTTGCCGGCGTGCTCCCCCGCTCCGAGGTACTCGTCGATCACCTCGGGGAAGGGCGGGTGGAACTCGTCGGGGCCGATCTCGAAGGTGTAGCCGAAGCCACCGGTGGCGTTGTAGGACCAGTCCTCGGTGGTGCCGGTGGTGTCGTAGAGCTCCCAGCCGTGGATGTTGCGGTAGCCGTTCTGCGCGGTCATCCGCGCCCCGAGCCGCTTGAGCGCCTCCTCGTCGGGGGCGTCGCCGACGGGCAGCCCGTCGTGGCCGATCGTCTCGGGGTGCACGCCGTTGGGGCGCAGGACGAGGTTCGAGAACGTGTGGTTGGAGATCAGCGTGGTGACCTGCCGGCTGCTCACCAGGTCGCGCACGTTGAGGATCTCGGGCTCCGAGAACGCCTCCGGGCCGCGGTACGTCGGGTCGGCGAACGTCTCGGAGGCGCCGGGGCCGCCCCAGAAGCCGCCGTAGTTGCGGTTGAGGTCGACGCCGGTGCCGAAGCCGCCGGGGCTGCTCAGCGACGCGGCCCGGCAGGTGCCGTCCGGGGTGTCCTGACCGTCGACGACGCGGCAGTTCTTGCGCTTGTAGGCGTTGCCGGGGGTGCCCAGGATCGTGGCGGTGCCGCCGCCGTCGACCTCGCGGAGGTCGACGAGCGCGCCGTCGGTGCGCGAGAGGTCGAAGCCGTCGACGTTGACCACGGGCACGACCACCACGCGGGCGCGGTCCAGGAGGTCCGTGATCCGCGCGGACCGGCCGTAGCCCTTCACCAGGTCCACCGCGAACTCCATGGCCAGCTCGCCGGAGGGCCACTCCCGCGCGTGGTGCACGCCGAGCAGGGCGAACGTCGGGCGGCCGTCGTTCCTCGCCCTGACGTCGCCGGCGATCTCGATCGCCCGGACGGGGCGGCCGTCGAGCGAGGGCCGCTCCAGGGTGAAGGTGCGGGCCACACGGGGCCGGTCCTCGGCCAGCTCGGCCATGTCGTCGCCGTAGTCGGCCAGCGTCCGGTAGGACGTGCGCCCCGACGGCAGCGGCGAGACGTCGGTGGCGGCGGCGTACGCCGCGTTGGCGCGGTTGTTCTCCGCCTCGCGCCGCAGCAGGTCGGGGATCCGCACGTCGAAGCCGAAGCCGGCGGTCTCCAGGGCCGTCAGGTCCGCGGCGTGGTGCAGGACCACCTCGACGTAGTCGTGGCCGGCGTGCTCGGTGAGGTCCAGCCCGAGCGCCTGCAGTCGCTCCTTGTCGGCGCGGGTGGGCGTGTCCACCGTGACCAGGCGGGGGGCGAACGCCGTGCTCGTGGCCTCCGCCCGGGTCGCGCCGACGCCGCCGAGGACCGGCACGAGGGCGGCTGCGAGCGCAGCGGTGCTGAGGACGGCGAGGGCTCGCGCGTGCCGACGGTGACGGGCCATGAGGATCTCCCCGGGTCGAGGTCGTGTGGCAGCCCCAACGACGTCACCGCGAAAAGGTCACGTTCAGGACGTTTGTCCGGGCTCCTCCGGGGTACGCCGCTTGGCCGCCTCGCCCACCGGGATCTCCAGCTCGCGCTGGCGGTCGACCGCGGCGCCGATGAGCCCGGCGAACAGCGGGTGCGCACGCGTCGGGCGGGACTGCAGCTCCGGGTGGGCCTGAGTCGAGACGTAGTACGGGTGGACCTCGCGCGGCAGCTCGACGAACTCCACGAGCTTGTTCTGCGGGCCGATGCCGGAGAACACCAGCCCCGCCTCGGCGAGCCGGTCGGTGTAGGAGGCGTTGACCTCGTAGCGGTGGCGGTGGCGCTCGTGGACCGAGGTCGCCCCGTAGGTCTCGGCGACCACGCTGCCCGGTGTCAGGTCCGCCGGGTAGCGCCCCAGCCGCATCGTGCCGCCCAGGTCGCCGGCACCCTCGACGTACGCCTCCTGCTCGGCCATCGTCGCGATGACCGGCTCCGGGGAGTCGGGGTCGAACTCGGAGGACCCGGCCTTGGTCAGCCCGACGACGTTGCGGGCGTACTCGATGACCATGCACTGCAGGCCCAGGCAGATGCCCAGGGTGGGGATGCCGTGGGTGCGGGCGTAGTGCAGCGCGCCGATCTTGCCGTCGATGCCGCGCACGCCGAAGCCGCCGGGGATCAGCACGGCGTCCACCTCGGACAGGTGCCGGGCCGCGCCCTCCGGCGTCTCGCACTCGTCGGAGGGGACCCAGACGATCTTGACCCGCGCCTCGTGGGCGAAGCCGCCGGCCCGCAGCGCCTCGGCCACCGACAGGTACGCGTCGGGCAGGTCGACGTACTTGCCGACGAGGGCGACGCTGACCTCCTCGTTGGGGTGGTGCACCCGCCGCAGCAGGTCGTCCCACCGGGTCCAGTCGACGTCGCGGAACGGCAGGTTCAACCGGCGTACGACGTAGGCGTCGAGGCCCTCGGCGTGCAGCACCTTCGGGATGTCGTAGATCGACGGCGCGTCGACCGCGGCCACCACGGCCTCGGTGTCGACGTCGCACATCAGCGAGATCTTCCGCTTGATGCTGTCCGAGATCTCGCGGTCGGCGCGGCACACGATGGCGTCGGGCTGGATGCCGATCGAGCGCAGCGCGGCCACGGAGTGCTGGGTGGGCTTGGTCTTGAGCTCGCCGGACGGGCCGATGAACGGCACGAGCGACACGTGGAGGAAGAAGCAGTTGTCGCGCCCGACGTCGTGGCGGACCTGGCGGGCGGCCTCGAGGAAGGGCAGCGACTCGATGTCGCCCACGGTCCCGCCGATCTCGGTGATGACCACGTCGGCGGTCTCGCCGGACTCGTCGCCGAGGTCGGCCATCGCGCGGATCCGCGCCTTGATCTCGTTGGTGATGTGCGGGATCACCT
This DNA window, taken from Nocardioides sp. HDW12B, encodes the following:
- a CDS encoding CTP synthase; this encodes MAAAQPTKHVFVTGGVASSLGKGLTASSLGSLLKARGLRVTMQKLDPYLNVDPGTMNPFQHGEVFVTDDGAETDLDVGHYERFLDTNLNGIANVTTGQVYSSVIAKERRGDYLGDTVQVIPHITNEIKARIRAMADLGDESGETADVVITEIGGTVGDIESLPFLEAARQVRHDVGRDNCFFLHVSLVPFIGPSGELKTKPTQHSVAALRSIGIQPDAIVCRADREISDSIKRKISLMCDVDTEAVVAAVDAPSIYDIPKVLHAEGLDAYVVRRLNLPFRDVDWTRWDDLLRRVHHPNEEVSVALVGKYVDLPDAYLSVAEALRAGGFAHEARVKIVWVPSDECETPEGAARHLSEVDAVLIPGGFGVRGIDGKIGALHYARTHGIPTLGICLGLQCMVIEYARNVVGLTKAGSSEFDPDSPEPVIATMAEQEAYVEGAGDLGGTMRLGRYPADLTPGSVVAETYGATSVHERHRHRYEVNASYTDRLAEAGLVFSGIGPQNKLVEFVELPREVHPYYVSTQAHPELQSRPTRAHPLFAGLIGAAVDRQRELEIPVGEAAKRRTPEEPGQTS